One Candidatus Neomarinimicrobiota bacterium genomic window carries:
- a CDS encoding RNA-directed DNA polymerase, whose product ARFLDVVFRIIDSGGSHGTGLPIGNLTSQFLANVYLDTLDTYIRHKLKGLAYIRYMDDVVLFSNSKESLKQVKPAIETFLAERLRLNLKERATLINQRLNGLSFLGARIYPATIRIHRKSLKRSLKTLKQRKWEFNHCRIRQDTYLNSLNSIAAHISWFHTATIRKFIFDKG is encoded by the coding sequence GCTCGTTTTCTGGATGTTGTGTTCAGGATTATCGATTCTGGTGGGTCCCATGGTACTGGATTACCCATTGGTAATCTCACATCTCAATTTCTGGCCAATGTCTATCTGGATACACTGGATACGTATATCCGTCATAAGTTAAAGGGACTTGCTTATATCCGTTATATGGATGATGTGGTTCTCTTTTCCAATTCAAAAGAATCTTTAAAGCAGGTAAAGCCTGCCATAGAGACTTTTTTGGCTGAAAGGCTTAGGCTCAATTTGAAAGAAAGGGCGACTTTAATCAATCAACGCCTGAATGGTCTGAGTTTTCTGGGTGCCAGAATCTATCCGGCCACAATCCGTATTCATCGTAAAAGCCTCAAGCGTTCCCTGAAGACTTTAAAACAAAGAAAATGGGAATTTAATCATTGTCGTATTAGACAAGATACTTATCTGAATTCACTGAATTCTATAGCTGCACATATATCCTGGTTTCATACGGCAACTATTCGAAAATTCATCTTTGACAAAGGGTAA
- a CDS encoding tyrosine-type recombinase/integrase, whose product MAYLKKSRKNYYGIYKGQGNKTRCISLKTQSLSLAKQRLRAVNKLEYEIKLGITEDPLADKASLSGNTLSAMVSLFLKSQENLIQKSTLQRYKDALNELIRIFGKDKPIDSFVKSDNAILMKGLLHAERVNPKSGKIETRFTPTTVNILLRGIRRFFNWAVEEEYIDKLPFRIKLLKIDKSHPKFMTDDEVKQLMKAAEDKPLMRDVFLIHLNTGMRVSELKNSELLPDGEHLRITNTKGRQDRIIPIDPELVDTYLKVKENVPHKCTVSHQFKVFAQKAGLSNDITFHSLRHTFAVRHWIKHRDINLTKQVLGHSSVVVTEIYTKIPIDYLKNVINIRNNHH is encoded by the coding sequence ATGGCCTATCTGAAAAAGTCCAGGAAGAACTACTACGGCATATACAAGGGACAAGGGAATAAAACACGGTGCATATCCTTGAAAACACAGTCCTTGTCGCTGGCAAAACAACGCTTGCGTGCGGTGAATAAGCTTGAATATGAAATCAAACTCGGTATCACGGAAGATCCCCTCGCAGATAAGGCATCCCTGTCCGGGAACACCCTGTCTGCCATGGTATCACTTTTCCTGAAATCCCAGGAGAACCTGATCCAGAAGTCAACACTCCAGCGGTATAAGGATGCCCTTAATGAGTTGATCCGCATCTTCGGAAAAGATAAACCCATAGATTCCTTTGTCAAATCGGATAATGCGATTCTGATGAAAGGTTTGCTTCATGCGGAGCGGGTGAACCCCAAATCCGGAAAGATCGAGACCCGGTTTACACCCACAACGGTGAACATTCTTCTCCGGGGAATCCGCCGTTTTTTCAACTGGGCGGTGGAAGAAGAGTATATTGATAAACTGCCCTTCAGGATTAAGCTTCTGAAGATTGATAAGTCTCATCCTAAGTTCATGACGGATGATGAAGTAAAGCAACTCATGAAAGCAGCTGAAGATAAGCCCTTGATGCGGGATGTTTTTCTTATTCACCTGAATACTGGTATGAGGGTTTCTGAACTGAAAAACAGTGAGCTTCTGCCGGATGGAGAACATCTCCGCATTACCAACACCAAAGGCCGTCAGGATCGGATTATACCCATTGATCCTGAATTAGTGGATACATATCTGAAAGTGAAAGAGAATGTCCCGCATAAATGTACTGTCTCTCATCAGTTCAAGGTGTTTGCCCAAAAAGCCGGGTTGTCTAATGATATCACTTTCCACAGCCTGAGACACACCTTTGCCGTGCGCCACTGGATTAAACACCGGGACATTAACCTGACAAAACAGGTTTTAGGACATTCCTCGGTTGTTGTGACTGAAATCTACACGAAGATCCCCATCGACTACCTGAAGAATGTGATCAACATTCGAAATAATCATCACTGA
- a CDS encoding PAS domain-containing protein, giving the protein MIHVLFSLYQFVFVFFLYMGFRVLLRQHYSTLNRVFFSLSLSLAIWSFTTGYMLVAASQTSANAWRQFSTLGFCLMPAFFLHFFMLKTRFKPLRTCKICPWLIYVPGIIYILIAFFNPRAFADGQYVRMAYGWTFLSSGSWLDWSYNVYYSSYLIFGISLLLRRRRKTDKKREKNQALLIILSLIITFILGSLTDIILPMLKISAPPLAVIFTLIPASTLWYTIEKYRVMGISTRNIVSDILKNMGEGFLLLDMGGRVREISNETLKLLACTREDLILKPVSMIIAESDVHHISRLLDKENRKPVRNLDISLRRCDGKTFPALFSMAPVFDDWNDVLGYICTFRDYTEDQKNEKQIRTSLREKEILLAEIHHRVKNNLQLINSLVNMQQKLSSEENTVLKSVKSRIRAISLVHEKIFRHRNVETIDFSDYLKDFLSHLLLMYKKPDLHINTHVHVENVVLPLEQATPCSLILNEIISNALKYGFTGQESGDLWISFVMEKEHYVLTIKNDGKPMPEHAMKSDTFGLGMKITKALVQQLKGSLEILSSGGTTFRIRFPKMDTSALQRF; this is encoded by the coding sequence ATGATTCATGTTCTCTTTTCGCTTTACCAGTTTGTCTTTGTCTTCTTCTTGTATATGGGGTTCCGCGTCCTTCTCCGGCAACACTATTCAACCCTGAACAGGGTGTTCTTTTCCCTAAGCCTGAGCCTCGCGATCTGGTCCTTTACAACCGGCTATATGCTGGTTGCCGCTTCACAAACCTCTGCCAATGCCTGGCGCCAGTTTTCTACACTGGGCTTTTGCCTGATGCCTGCCTTTTTCCTCCATTTTTTCATGCTTAAAACCCGTTTTAAACCACTGCGAACCTGCAAAATCTGTCCCTGGTTAATATATGTCCCCGGTATTATATATATCCTCATCGCCTTTTTTAATCCCCGGGCTTTTGCAGACGGTCAATACGTCCGTATGGCTTATGGATGGACCTTCCTTTCCTCAGGTTCCTGGCTGGACTGGTCTTATAATGTGTATTATTCATCCTATCTCATTTTCGGCATTTCCCTGTTGTTACGCCGGCGGAGAAAGACGGATAAAAAACGGGAGAAAAATCAGGCGCTTCTGATTATTTTATCCCTCATCATCACTTTTATCCTTGGTTCGCTGACGGATATTATCCTCCCGATGCTGAAAATATCTGCTCCGCCCCTTGCCGTGATTTTTACACTGATTCCGGCATCGACCCTCTGGTATACCATCGAGAAGTACCGCGTGATGGGAATCAGTACCCGGAATATTGTATCGGATATTCTCAAAAATATGGGGGAGGGGTTCCTATTGCTGGATATGGGAGGACGTGTCCGGGAAATCAGCAACGAAACTCTGAAACTCCTGGCGTGTACACGGGAAGACCTGATCCTGAAACCGGTGTCTATGATCATTGCCGAATCAGATGTCCACCACATCTCACGCCTCCTGGATAAGGAAAACAGAAAACCTGTCCGGAATCTGGATATCAGTCTACGGCGGTGCGACGGAAAGACTTTCCCGGCTCTCTTCTCCATGGCCCCGGTTTTTGACGACTGGAATGATGTGTTGGGATACATTTGCACTTTCCGGGATTATACAGAAGATCAGAAAAACGAAAAGCAAATCCGAACATCCCTCCGGGAAAAAGAAATCCTCCTGGCGGAAATTCACCACCGGGTGAAAAATAATCTTCAGTTGATTAACAGCCTGGTAAATATGCAGCAAAAGCTCTCCAGTGAGGAAAATACCGTCCTGAAAAGTGTAAAAAGCCGAATCCGAGCCATATCCCTCGTCCATGAAAAAATTTTTCGTCACCGGAATGTTGAGACCATTGATTTTTCCGATTACTTAAAAGATTTCCTTTCCCATCTTTTGCTGATGTATAAAAAGCCGGATCTCCATATCAATACGCATGTTCATGTGGAAAATGTGGTGCTTCCCCTGGAACAGGCGACGCCCTGCTCTCTGATTCTGAATGAGATTATCAGCAATGCCCTCAAATACGGGTTTACCGGACAGGAATCGGGAGATCTTTGGATTTCATTTGTGATGGAAAAGGAACACTATGTTCTTACGATAAAGAATGACGGGAAACCCATGCCGGAACATGCCATGAAAAGCGATACCTTTGGCTTGGGGATGAAGATAACAAAGGCACTGGTGCAGCAATTGAAAGGATCTCTTGAGATACTCAGTTCCGGCGGGACAACTTTCAGGATTCGGTTTCCCAAAATGGATACGTCTGCTCTCCAAAGGTTTTAA
- a CDS encoding sigma-70 family RNA polymerase sigma factor: MEKKILRLCREGHQHQAFGEILRYLGDDVYGFAYHFVKNKEDASDITQDVFLKIWKKFHTFKEESSLKSWILQITRNTCISYLKSRHYQISREDGDFGKTASESQDNELLPDLRSCVETLPPEMKTPLVLYHFMSCRYEEIARILDLPLNTVKARIRRGRLMLVKHLKAKGYHNAV; encoded by the coding sequence ATGGAAAAGAAAATACTCCGTCTCTGCCGGGAAGGACATCAGCATCAGGCCTTTGGGGAGATTCTCCGTTATCTGGGTGATGATGTATACGGATTCGCGTACCATTTCGTAAAAAATAAAGAGGATGCTTCGGATATCACCCAGGATGTCTTCCTGAAAATCTGGAAAAAATTCCACACTTTTAAGGAGGAATCCTCCCTGAAATCCTGGATATTGCAAATCACCCGTAACACTTGTATCTCCTATCTGAAAAGCCGGCATTATCAAATCAGCCGGGAGGATGGGGATTTTGGAAAAACCGCCAGTGAATCTCAGGACAATGAGTTATTACCGGATCTTCGTTCCTGTGTGGAGACTCTGCCCCCGGAAATGAAGACTCCGCTGGTTTTGTATCATTTCATGTCCTGCCGGTATGAAGAGATTGCCCGGATACTGGATTTGCCCCTGAATACCGTCAAGGCCCGAATCCGTCGGGGCAGACTGATGCTGGTTAAACATTTGAAAGCAAAAGGGTATCATAATGCAGTGTGA